One stretch of Pyrenophora tritici-repentis strain M4 chromosome 4, whole genome shotgun sequence DNA includes these proteins:
- a CDS encoding Amelogenin multi-domain protein encodes MENTPPPPVLTVKILILSFLIAITLTLALAAWLLYPYRFPRAFPRLPLEDDVWDRAIMRVIGVYDFEGREIEMGNSGKEGDGYEDEGVVEEKREVDRDEDEGVVEEEDSEDEREVKRKRYRYRNLNRKKMEKRKERKKASGEGV; translated from the coding sequence ATGGAAAACACGCCTCCCCCTCCTGTCTTAACCGTTAAaatcctcatcctcagctTCCTTATAGCCATCACACTCACTCTCGCACTAGCAGCCTGGCTACTATATCCATACCGCTTCCCACGAGCATTTCCTAGATTGCCTTTGGAGGACGATGTTTGGGATAGGGCGATTATGCGTGTGATTGGTGTGTATGATTTTGAGGGACGGGAGATAGAGATGGGTAATAGTGGGAAAGAGGGGGATGGGtatgaggatgagggagtGGTAGAGGAGAAGAGGGAGGTTGATAGAGATGAGGATGAAGGTGTGGTAGAGGAGGAAGATAGTGAGGATGAGAGGGAGGTGAAAAGGAAGAGGTACAGGTACAGGAATTTGAATAGGAAGAAGATGGAGAAGCggaaggagaggaagaaggCGAGTGGGGAAGGCGTGTGA